In Thermodesulfovibrionia bacterium, one DNA window encodes the following:
- a CDS encoding response regulator: MRKRVLVVDDNKNNLMLERDLLEVAGFEVFEAENATDGIAIAKREKPDVIVMDIRLPDMRGTEAVRILRKDKETCGIPVIFVTASVMAEGMEEIIAIPNSVFIGKPIDTRTFVKDISQFIK; the protein is encoded by the coding sequence ATGAGAAAGAGGGTATTAGTCGTAGATGATAATAAAAATAATCTGATGCTGGAAAGAGATCTTTTAGAGGTCGCAGGCTTCGAGGTATTTGAAGCTGAAAATGCTACCGATGGAATTGCCATTGCAAAAAGGGAAAAACCTGATGTTATCGTAATGGATATCCGGCTTCCTGATATGCGCGGCACTGAAGCTGTCAGGATATTGCGTAAGGACAAAGAGACATGCGGTATTCCGGTTATTTTTGTGACCGCCTCGGTCATGGCAGAGGGCATGGAGGAGATAATCGCTATCCCGAACAGCGTATTTATAGGCAAGCCGATAGATACGCGCACCTTTGTGAAGGATATCAGTCAATTTATAAAGTGA
- a CDS encoding response regulator, translated as MKKDKQVILIVDDQPENIELLEAHLVTQGYEIIQAESGEEALRILSGDRVDLVLLDVKMPRMSGFEVLAKLRADIKTERIPVIMVTAYTEYEEKVKALEAGCDDFITKPFDKHELLSRVRSLLRIKLLNDEVDEAHEFSESVINTVREPLIVLDSDLRVFSANRSFYTSFKVTPQETIGNFIYDLGNRQWDIPKLRTLLEDILPKNNKFDDYEVEHVFSNIGHKIMLLNARRITHKEKGSHMILLAIEDITKSRKLERERKNILSMFAHDMKNPAVTSEGFLSRLISGKAGALTEEQQNHLGIIHSELNKLSQLLSDFLQFSRFEAIEYKPVYALFNIEEEIRKNIEAEKVEAEKKKIIICLENPDAITPQANADAAMVNRVIRNLLVNAIKYTDPEGTVTIKISDRGKEILVSVKDTGIGIPADQLPYIFDAFYRAGNSKGSGLGLSIAKAIIEGHGGSIWAESIPANGSTFSFTLPKEISEFKRDGE; from the coding sequence ATGAAGAAAGACAAACAGGTAATCTTAATTGTCGATGACCAGCCCGAAAACATTGAACTGCTCGAAGCGCATCTTGTCACGCAGGGATATGAAATTATTCAGGCTGAAAGCGGCGAAGAAGCGCTGAGAATACTTTCCGGCGATAGAGTCGACCTGGTACTGCTCGACGTAAAGATGCCCAGGATGTCCGGCTTTGAAGTGCTGGCGAAATTGCGCGCCGATATCAAGACAGAGCGTATCCCGGTAATTATGGTCACAGCGTATACAGAGTACGAAGAGAAGGTAAAGGCCCTTGAGGCAGGATGCGATGATTTTATCACCAAGCCTTTTGATAAACATGAGCTCTTATCCAGGGTAAGGTCGCTTCTCAGGATAAAGCTTCTGAATGACGAAGTAGATGAAGCTCACGAATTCTCTGAGAGCGTCATCAACACCGTGCGTGAACCCCTTATTGTGCTGGATTCAGACTTGAGGGTTTTTTCAGCAAACCGCAGCTTTTACACTTCTTTCAAGGTCACGCCGCAAGAAACTATAGGTAATTTTATCTATGACCTTGGAAACCGGCAGTGGGATATTCCAAAGCTGCGGACATTGCTTGAAGATATTCTTCCCAAAAACAACAAGTTCGATGACTATGAAGTTGAACATGTATTTTCAAACATTGGGCACAAAATAATGCTTCTCAATGCCCGCCGTATCACTCACAAGGAAAAAGGTTCTCACATGATCCTCCTTGCGATTGAAGATATTACAAAGTCCAGAAAACTGGAAAGAGAGCGCAAGAATATCCTTTCCATGTTTGCGCATGACATGAAAAATCCTGCGGTAACATCGGAAGGTTTTCTGTCGAGACTTATCTCAGGCAAGGCAGGGGCGCTGACTGAAGAGCAGCAAAACCACCTTGGAATTATCCATAGTGAGCTGAATAAATTATCTCAATTACTGTCAGATTTTCTGCAGTTTTCGAGATTTGAAGCAATAGAATATAAGCCTGTTTACGCTCTATTTAACATAGAAGAGGAGATCCGCAAAAATATTGAAGCAGAAAAAGTCGAGGCTGAAAAGAAGAAAATAATTATATGCCTTGAAAACCCGGATGCAATAACTCCTCAAGCTAATGCAGATGCTGCTATGGTAAATCGCGTGATCAGAAACCTTCTTGTCAACGCAATAAAATACACCGATCCGGAAGGAACTGTAACTATTAAAATATCAGACAGAGGCAAAGAGATACTTGTTTCTGTTAAAGATACAGGCATAGGAATACCGGCAGATCAGCTGCCTTATATATTTGACGCCTTCTATCGTGCCGGGAACTCAAAGGGTTCAGGGCTCGGGTTGTCCATTGCCAAAGCAATAATAGAAGGCCATGGAGGATCGATATGGGCTGAAAGCATACCAGCCAATGGCAGCACCTTCAGCTTCACCTTGCCTAAAGAGATCAGTGAATTTAAAAGAGATGGAGAATGA
- a CDS encoding response regulator, with protein sequence MKDKPVILVVDDLLQNIELLEAHLVTQGYEIIQAESGEEALGILSGDTVDLVLLDVKMPGMSGFEVLAKLRADNKTQRIPVIMVTAYTEYEEKVKALEAGCDDFITKPFDKHELLARVRSLLRIKFLNDEVDEDHEYAESVINTVREPLIALDQDLRVVTASRSFYKFFIVKPEETVGQLIYDLGDKQWDIPKLRELLETILPQKATFDNYEVEHDFAAIGRRVMLLNARQIKRVWGKERIILLAIEDITERKRLEDLLTESEMKYRRLFETASDGIVLLEKLQGHIIHANPAAEKMFGYSEREFIGKTIQDIGVSLDMSDFPGIMKSLDRSGVLNYDDVPIRTRSGQDIYTDIYMVDRANLAQCNIRDVSERKAAKGELVRLISELDIKNRELEQIIYAASHDLKSPLVNINGYTHELQMTIDNITRVVDMEDISAEIKQKLSSLVKELPESFRFINKSVIRMEMLLNGLLEFSRSGKLELKMEEIDMNMLIKEISGYLNYKWKEAGASLQVANLPHCTGDREQISRIFSNLMENAVKYLDPERKGEIKVTGYEEGDSSVYCVEDNGISIALGHQQQLFHMFHQLDPAKAGDGLGLMIVQRIVERHGGKVWLESEAGKGCRFFVKLPGINKGTQPI encoded by the coding sequence ATGAAAGACAAACCGGTAATCTTAGTTGTCGACGACCTGCTCCAGAACATTGAACTTCTCGAAGCGCATCTTGTCACGCAGGGATATGAAATTATTCAGGCTGAAAGCGGCGAAGAAGCGCTGGGAATACTTTCTGGTGATACAGTCGATCTGGTACTGCTCGACGTAAAGATGCCGGGGATGTCCGGCTTTGAAGTGCTGGCGAAATTGCGCGCCGATAACAAGACACAGCGTATCCCGGTAATTATGGTCACAGCGTATACGGAGTACGAAGAGAAGGTAAAGGCCCTTGAGGCAGGATGCGATGATTTTATCACCAAGCCTTTTGATAAACATGAGCTTTTAGCCCGGGTTAGGTCGCTTCTCAGGATAAAGTTTCTGAATGACGAAGTTGATGAAGACCATGAATATGCTGAGAGCGTCATCAACACCGTGCGTGAACCATTGATAGCACTGGATCAAGACCTCAGAGTAGTCACTGCCAGCCGTTCTTTCTATAAATTCTTCATAGTAAAACCTGAAGAGACAGTGGGGCAGCTTATCTATGACCTGGGAGATAAACAGTGGGATATCCCAAAGCTGCGGGAACTGTTGGAGACCATCCTTCCCCAAAAAGCAACCTTTGACAACTATGAGGTTGAACACGATTTTGCCGCCATCGGCCGGCGCGTAATGCTTTTAAATGCCCGGCAGATCAAAAGAGTGTGGGGAAAAGAAAGGATCATCCTCCTTGCCATTGAGGACATCACCGAGCGCAAGCGGCTGGAAGATCTGTTAACAGAGTCTGAAATGAAATACAGGCGTCTTTTTGAGACTGCAAGCGACGGGATAGTGCTTCTCGAAAAACTTCAAGGGCATATAATCCATGCGAATCCGGCTGCCGAGAAAATGTTTGGTTACTCCGAAAGAGAGTTCATCGGAAAAACCATACAGGATATCGGGGTCTCGCTCGACATGAGTGATTTCCCGGGAATAATGAAATCATTGGACAGGAGCGGCGTTCTCAATTACGATGATGTCCCGATAAGAACCAGGTCCGGGCAAGATATCTACACGGACATATATATGGTTGACAGGGCTAACCTGGCACAATGCAACATCCGCGATGTCAGTGAGCGCAAAGCGGCGAAAGGAGAGCTGGTGCGACTTATCAGCGAACTTGATATCAAGAACAGAGAGCTTGAGCAGATCATATATGCTGCGTCGCACGACCTTAAATCCCCTCTTGTCAATATTAACGGTTATACCCATGAACTTCAAATGACTATTGATAATATAACCAGGGTTGTAGACATGGAAGATATATCTGCTGAAATCAAACAGAAGCTGTCATCACTTGTAAAAGAACTTCCTGAGTCATTTCGTTTTATCAATAAAAGCGTTATACGGATGGAAATGCTTCTGAACGGGCTATTGGAGTTTTCGCGCTCCGGCAAGCTGGAATTGAAGATGGAAGAGATAGATATGAATATGCTGATAAAAGAGATATCAGGCTATCTGAATTATAAATGGAAAGAGGCAGGCGCAAGCCTTCAAGTGGCAAACTTGCCGCATTGCACAGGAGACAGGGAACAGATAAGCCGCATATTCTCAAACCTCATGGAGAATGCAGTTAAGTATCTTGACCCTGAACGGAAAGGCGAGATAAAGGTCACAGGATATGAGGAAGGTGACAGCTCTGTCTATTGCGTAGAGGATAACGGCATCAGCATAGCCCTTGGACATCAGCAGCAGTTATTTCATATGTTTCATCAGCTTGATCCTGCGAAGGCCGGAGATGGGCTGGGGCTTATGATAGTGCAGAGGATAGTTGAGAGGCACGGTGGAAAGGTCTGGCTTGAGTCTGAGGCAGGAAAGGGGTGCAGGTTCTTTGTGAAACTGCCGGGGATAAACAAGGGAACCCAGCCAATTTAA
- a CDS encoding two-component system response regulator, producing MKDKPAILVVDDQPQNIELLEAYLFTQGYEIITAANGDDALEILSKNQIDLILLDVMMPGMDGFEVTRRIRQDNTHQLLPIILVTALRESEDRVKGIDSGCDDFLSKPVDKMELLARVRSLLKVKDYNDLVSNYRKELEAEVTSRTEELKRAFEMIKEASLDTIYRLSMASEYKDEDTGAHIKRMSRYSAAVARRMGLDEITVETILYAAPMHDLGKLGIPDLILTKPAKLDPMEWEIMKMHAVIGAKILKGSNAEFIRLGETIALNHHEKWDGSGYPNSLKGIEIPIAGRITAIADVFDALTSKRPYKEPFPVEKALAIIREGSGSHFDPDVVDAFFFILDEILTIKKEYDDHDPQAFDIPELKNLLQQYRHG from the coding sequence ATGAAAGACAAACCGGCAATATTAGTTGTAGATGACCAGCCTCAAAACATTGAACTTCTCGAAGCATATCTTTTTACGCAGGGGTATGAAATTATCACGGCGGCAAATGGTGATGATGCGCTGGAAATACTTTCCAAAAACCAGATCGACCTGATCCTGCTTGATGTAATGATGCCGGGCATGGATGGTTTTGAAGTTACCCGCAGGATAAGGCAGGATAATACACATCAGCTGCTTCCGATAATTCTGGTTACCGCACTGCGGGAATCCGAAGACCGTGTAAAGGGAATTGATTCCGGCTGCGATGATTTTCTTTCAAAACCTGTTGACAAGATGGAGCTTTTAGCCCGGGTACGATCTCTGCTTAAGGTCAAGGACTATAATGACCTGGTGAGCAATTACCGGAAAGAGCTGGAGGCCGAGGTAACCAGCAGGACCGAGGAATTAAAGCGTGCCTTTGAGATGATAAAAGAAGCTTCGCTGGATACTATCTACCGGCTGTCCATGGCCTCTGAGTACAAGGACGAGGACACAGGCGCACACATAAAACGCATGAGCCGTTATTCCGCTGCCGTTGCCCGCCGCATGGGACTGGACGAAATTACTGTTGAAACTATTCTTTATGCAGCGCCAATGCATGATCTGGGCAAGTTAGGCATACCAGACCTGATACTGACGAAACCGGCCAAGCTTGACCCGATGGAGTGGGAGATCATGAAGATGCATGCGGTCATTGGCGCCAAGATACTCAAGGGATCAAATGCAGAATTCATAAGGCTTGGAGAGACGATAGCCCTGAATCATCACGAGAAGTGGGATGGAAGCGGCTATCCAAATAGTCTTAAGGGTATAGAGATACCAATAGCCGGCCGCATAACTGCAATCGCTGATGTATTCGATGCCTTGACATCCAAGCGGCCATATAAGGAACCGTTCCCTGTGGAAAAGGCACTGGCCATAATCAGGGAAGGGAGCGGAAGCCACTTTGATCCGGATGTGGTGGATGCTTTCTTTTTCATCCTGGACGAGATACTCACTATTAAGAAGGAATATGATGACCATGATCCACAGGCTTTTGATATTCCTGAACTTAAAAACCTGCTGCAGCAATACCGCCATGGCTAA
- a CDS encoding putative quinol monooxygenase: MILATLRMVVRPESRYDLLETMRGMLEPVRVERGCLTYRLYEDVENRNAFVLLEEWETQEDLERHILTDNHRRLLALVDLLSEQPELRFNTVSHTAGMELIEKVRQKIR; encoded by the coding sequence ATGATACTAGCGACATTAAGGATGGTTGTACGGCCTGAAAGCCGGTATGATCTTTTAGAAACGATGCGGGGGATGCTCGAACCCGTAAGGGTTGAAAGGGGCTGTCTGACTTACCGTCTATATGAAGACGTGGAGAACAGAAATGCTTTTGTCCTGCTGGAGGAATGGGAGACACAGGAAGATCTTGAGAGGCACATCCTCACAGATAATCACAGGCGGCTGCTTGCGCTCGTTGATCTTCTGAGCGAACAGCCTGAACTGCGGTTCAACACTGTGTCGCACACCGCTGGAATGGAGCTGATAGAAAAGGTACGGCAGAAAATACGATAA
- a CDS encoding Ig-like domain-containing protein: protein MKRFKAQQNYLVFILILGVFLITGCGGGGETGHWNPGDTTAPMVIAVTPLNNAEGVAKNTNVTATFSEAMDPATLVSPAVSFTLKTFVGAVDVPGVVTYLGTTATFNPTSDLADSTKYTATITTGAADLVGNTLASAYVWVFTTGAAADIARPTVILTDPFDTEEDVSINKSITATFSEPMDPATLASPATSFTLKTFVGAVDVPGVVTYLGTTATYNPNSDLTPSTKYTATITTGAKDLAQNALAVNKVWTFTTGAAADTTKPTVLLTDPDVDATGSCINQLITATFDEAMDPATLVSPATTFTLKTFVGSVNVPGVVTYDAPTKMATFTLGSNLANSTKYTATITTGAKDLAGNGLAVDKVWSFTTGTTTCSPPVTLGILDPFAIASAGGITNTGATKINGDVVLDPLGTCNAVAVGTGNDFGLCGGTPPTHNAGELVITQTHPDTTTADAVMAALLAKWNSLTKANLPGATVLGCGVIGTAGGGGAGIGCAGNSTLPPGVYISATDSSIGVSGTLTLDALGDPDAVWVFQAPSSTVTTAVSSTISLTGGAKASNVWWQVGSSATLNSGTTFQGNILASASISMGTGATSCGRLLSGASGAGAFTFLANTVSVPGHISAPGICD, encoded by the coding sequence ATGAAAAGATTTAAGGCTCAGCAAAATTATCTTGTTTTTATCTTAATCCTGGGAGTTTTCTTAATCACGGGATGCGGAGGTGGAGGAGAAACCGGACATTGGAATCCGGGCGACACTACAGCGCCGATGGTGATTGCCGTAACTCCTCTAAATAATGCTGAGGGGGTAGCGAAGAACACGAACGTTACCGCAACCTTCAGTGAGGCTATGGATCCTGCAACGCTCGTTTCTCCGGCAGTCAGTTTTACGTTGAAAACATTTGTGGGCGCAGTTGACGTCCCTGGAGTAGTGACCTACCTTGGCACTACTGCAACGTTTAATCCGACCAGCGATCTTGCGGACTCTACAAAATATACAGCCACGATCACAACCGGGGCCGCGGATTTAGTTGGTAATACACTGGCAAGTGCCTATGTATGGGTATTTACCACAGGTGCAGCCGCAGACATCGCCAGACCAACGGTTATTCTCACTGACCCTTTTGATACAGAAGAAGATGTGTCCATCAATAAAAGTATCACAGCAACCTTCAGTGAGCCGATGGACCCTGCAACGCTCGCTTCTCCGGCAACCAGTTTTACGCTGAAAACATTTGTGGGCGCAGTTGACGTCCCTGGAGTAGTGACCTACCTTGGCACCACTGCTACTTATAATCCAAACAGTGATCTTACCCCGAGCACCAAATATACAGCCACGATCACAACCGGGGCAAAAGACCTGGCTCAAAATGCACTGGCAGTTAATAAAGTTTGGACCTTTACTACAGGTGCGGCCGCAGACACCACCAAACCAACCGTGCTTCTTACAGACCCTGATGTGGACGCAACAGGGTCGTGTATCAACCAGTTAATAACTGCAACCTTCGATGAGGCGATGGACCCTGCAACGCTCGTTTCTCCGGCAACCACTTTTACGCTAAAGACATTTGTGGGTTCAGTTAACGTACCGGGAGTAGTGACCTATGATGCACCAACCAAGATGGCGACTTTTACATTAGGCAGCAATCTTGCAAACAGCACCAAATATACAGCCACAATCACAACCGGGGCTAAGGATCTGGCCGGTAATGGGCTGGCAGTTGATAAAGTATGGAGCTTTACAACAGGCACAACGACATGTTCTCCTCCGGTAACACTTGGGATTCTCGACCCGTTCGCGATCGCATCAGCCGGCGGGATAACCAACACCGGGGCCACCAAGATTAACGGTGATGTAGTGCTGGATCCCCTAGGTACATGCAATGCTGTTGCTGTTGGTACGGGAAATGATTTTGGTCTCTGCGGAGGAACTCCTCCAACACATAATGCCGGGGAGCTGGTAATTACACAAACTCATCCTGACACAACCACTGCAGATGCAGTCATGGCAGCCTTGCTCGCTAAGTGGAACAGCCTCACTAAAGCGAATCTGCCGGGCGCTACTGTTTTGGGATGCGGTGTTATTGGAACCGCTGGCGGCGGAGGTGCGGGCATAGGTTGTGCCGGCAATTCCACTCTTCCTCCAGGTGTCTATATATCCGCAACAGACTCATCGATAGGTGTATCTGGAACTCTCACACTCGATGCTTTGGGCGATCCTGATGCTGTCTGGGTCTTCCAGGCACCATCTTCGACAGTCACCACGGCGGTCAGCAGCACGATTTCCCTGACCGGCGGTGCCAAGGCATCTAACGTCTGGTGGCAGGTGGGCAGTTCAGCTACTCTTAACTCAGGTACTACATTCCAGGGAAACATACTGGCTTCTGCTTCGATCTCGATGGGGACCGGAGCGACATCATGCGGCCGGTTGTTGTCCGGGGCAAGCGGGGCTGGCGCGTTTACATTCCTCGCCAATACAGTTTCAGTGCCAGGCCATATTTCCGCACCTGGTATTTGCGATTAA
- a CDS encoding OmpA family protein: MKAGKREDRLFYIIQTVSLLPLYNASFFWHKEMSYGFLKRAGKATVKRNYIKGGCTMKAMYRAALIVAAFVFLLPLSARSEIKAGSFEVSPFVGYNFFESKQNLKDSPEFGGRLGYNFTKNFGIEGVVEFMKSRVDDKSITGTKEGQFRSPMDKVRLSLYHVDAIYHIMPDGNFNPFLVAGFGGVHYNPKMSDHDMAAFNFGIGAKLWMTDNIALRFDVRDYLVTEIFQESYNNIAATVGITFAFGGREKPVPVKTEKYEKKPETKVEKKAETKTETKVEKPVVILVSEPKAEEKVIAVASEPKIEEKIIVLALEDIHFDFDKSTLTKEAQVILKRNLQLLKENPKANIRIAGYTSASGTEEYNQKLSERRANAVKDYLINENVTTPDRLSEIGYGEASPEKYEAAPKDLYSKAAKANMRVLFEITIK, translated from the coding sequence ATGAAAGCAGGCAAAAGGGAAGACAGGCTATTTTACATAATTCAGACTGTCTCCCTTTTGCCTCTTTATAACGCTTCGTTCTTTTGGCACAAAGAAATGTCATACGGCTTTTTGAAAAGAGCCGGAAAGGCAACAGTAAAACGCAACTATATAAAAGGAGGATGTACTATGAAAGCAATGTATCGAGCAGCACTGATTGTGGCTGCATTCGTTTTTCTCCTTCCCTTATCTGCCCGTTCTGAGATCAAGGCTGGATCATTTGAAGTGAGTCCGTTCGTAGGATACAATTTTTTTGAGAGCAAGCAGAACCTGAAAGACAGCCCTGAATTTGGCGGACGGCTTGGCTATAATTTCACAAAAAACTTTGGTATTGAAGGCGTTGTGGAATTTATGAAGAGCCGCGTTGATGACAAGTCAATAACAGGTACCAAGGAAGGACAGTTCAGAAGCCCCATGGATAAAGTGCGCCTTTCCCTTTACCATGTCGATGCTATCTATCACATAATGCCGGATGGTAATTTCAACCCATTTTTGGTTGCAGGCTTCGGAGGAGTTCACTATAATCCGAAGATGTCGGATCATGATATGGCTGCTTTTAATTTTGGGATAGGCGCGAAATTATGGATGACGGACAATATCGCCTTAAGATTTGATGTGAGAGATTATCTGGTCACGGAGATATTCCAGGAGTCTTACAATAATATCGCGGCTACCGTTGGTATAACCTTTGCGTTCGGCGGCAGGGAAAAACCCGTACCTGTCAAGACAGAGAAGTATGAGAAGAAACCTGAAACTAAAGTTGAGAAAAAAGCTGAGACAAAGACTGAAACAAAGGTTGAAAAGCCGGTAGTTATCTTAGTGTCCGAGCCTAAGGCTGAGGAGAAGGTGATCGCAGTTGCATCTGAGCCGAAGATCGAGGAGAAGATAATCGTCCTTGCCCTTGAAGACATACATTTTGATTTTGACAAGTCGACCCTTACAAAAGAAGCGCAGGTGATACTTAAAAGAAATCTTCAGCTGCTCAAAGAAAACCCTAAAGCCAATATACGTATTGCCGGTTATACATCTGCTTCCGGCACTGAAGAGTACAATCAAAAGTTGAGTGAAAGAAGGGCAAATGCTGTCAAAGATTACCTCATAAATGAAAATGTAACTACACCTGACAGGCTTTCCGAGATCGGATATGGTGAAGCAAGCCCGGAGAAGTATGAGGCGGCGCCTAAAGACCTTTACTCAAAAGCGGCAAAGGCTAACATGAGAGTTCTTTTTGAGATCACTATTAAATAG
- a CDS encoding BON domain-containing protein encodes MKNFILLSVLMVFGVAMFSGCASMTGRTAGEHIDDASITAEANEIIVKDQDAQFLKINVTTTNGNVVMSGYIHDKVAEERITSKIWQIKGVKSVKSTLQMEQKK; translated from the coding sequence ATGAAAAACTTTATTTTGTTGTCAGTATTAATGGTTTTCGGAGTAGCCATGTTTTCGGGTTGTGCATCTATGACAGGCAGAACGGCAGGCGAGCACATTGATGACGCGAGCATTACCGCAGAAGCAAATGAGATAATCGTCAAAGACCAGGACGCACAGTTCTTGAAGATCAATGTTACAACTACAAATGGAAATGTTGTTATGTCCGGCTACATACATGACAAGGTAGCAGAAGAGCGTATCACATCAAAGATCTGGCAGATCAAGGGCGTGAAATCTGTAAAGAGCACATTGCAGATGGAACAGAAAAAGTAG
- a CDS encoding lmo0937 family membrane protein, producing MLWTIAVILIILWLLGFVSSYTMGGFIHILLVVAIIMVLVNIIRGRRPLG from the coding sequence ATGTTGTGGACGATCGCAGTAATACTGATAATTCTATGGCTGCTGGGATTTGTGAGCAGCTACACGATGGGCGGGTTCATTCACATCCTGCTGGTAGTTGCCATTATCATGGTGCTGGTCAACATTATCAGGGGGCGAAGACCTTTGGGTTAA
- a CDS encoding DUF3185 domain-containing protein, with product MKTNTLLGIILIIVGVIAFAYQGINYTTTEKVVDLGPIEVTAEKTRTLPLPPIAGGIAIAGGILLLVLGNKKS from the coding sequence ATGAAGACAAATACACTGTTAGGCATCATACTCATCATTGTAGGGGTTATCGCCTTTGCGTATCAAGGCATCAATTACACGACCACAGAGAAGGTCGTTGACCTCGGCCCTATCGAGGTTACTGCTGAGAAGACAAGAACACTTCCGCTGCCGCCCATAGCGGGTGGTATTGCGATAGCGGGCGGCATATTGCTGCTGGTTTTGGGGAATAAAAAGAGCTGA
- a CDS encoding DUF1207 domain-containing protein produces the protein MEDEVAMLMRITACLCLLLFSLTLPAAAADRAGDEFLNGYVASILERDLHWERESYILKIVNGVATITLFKDDPVRRDEADKQLRDIEGLQKLLIVVKPAEMGKPGAVSRFIGITGEGESYPTGDLFLPLLADPKQLRFFVSIYNFKSPGVRYNMASVGFGETFGMYRLFGSRERDGMQVGVEGALFAQFNMDTPSHDLINTDYTIGIPVTYRHGDNSLRFRIYHQSSHLGDEFLQSVNPPERINLTYEALELIYSREWSGWRVYGGGEYLIHKEPADLKPMSAHWGIEYRGNEPLLWNGRPVGGVDLKSFEDHNWAIDTSVKAGLEFGHPNPGQRRLRLMAEWYKGFNPRGQFYNNKVAYYGMGVSLGF, from the coding sequence ATGGAAGATGAAGTGGCCATGCTGATGCGAATCACCGCCTGTCTCTGCTTACTGCTTTTTTCGCTCACTCTTCCTGCAGCAGCTGCGGACAGGGCAGGCGATGAATTTTTGAACGGCTATGTAGCCTCCATCCTTGAGCGTGACCTGCACTGGGAGAGAGAGAGCTATATTTTGAAGATCGTCAACGGGGTTGCAACGATCACATTATTTAAGGATGACCCGGTGCGGCGTGATGAGGCTGACAAGCAGCTGCGCGATATTGAAGGACTGCAGAAGCTATTGATCGTGGTGAAGCCTGCAGAGATGGGCAAACCTGGAGCTGTAAGCAGATTTATAGGGATAACAGGCGAAGGGGAATCTTATCCGACAGGCGACCTGTTTCTGCCGCTCCTCGCTGACCCGAAGCAGCTGAGGTTTTTTGTCAGCATATACAACTTCAAATCACCGGGTGTGAGATACAATATGGCATCAGTCGGCTTTGGAGAGACATTTGGCATGTACAGGTTATTCGGCAGCCGTGAGAGGGACGGCATGCAAGTGGGCGTGGAAGGCGCCCTGTTCGCCCAGTTCAACATGGACACACCTTCTCACGACCTTATTAATACAGATTACACCATAGGCATTCCCGTGACCTACCGTCATGGCGATAATTCGCTCCGCTTCCGCATTTATCATCAGAGCTCACACCTGGGTGATGAATTTCTTCAAAGCGTTAATCCTCCGGAACGGATCAACCTCACCTATGAAGCCCTTGAGCTCATCTATTCCCGTGAATGGAGCGGATGGCGTGTGTACGGCGGCGGTGAGTACCTGATCCACAAGGAACCGGCAGATTTGAAGCCTATGAGCGCCCACTGGGGAATAGAGTATCGCGGCAATGAGCCGCTTTTGTGGAACGGCAGGCCTGTAGGCGGAGTGGACCTGAAGAGCTTTGAAGACCATAACTGGGCTATTGATACCAGCGTCAAGGCCGGCCTTGAGTTCGGCCATCCCAACCCGGGGCAGCGCCGCCTGCGCCTAATGGCCGAGTGGTACAAGGGGTTTAATCCGCGCGGCCAGTTTTACAACAATAAGGTTGCATACTACGGCATGGGGGTATCTCTGGGATTCTGA